In Archangium violaceum, the following are encoded in one genomic region:
- a CDS encoding OsmC family protein, which produces MSQPTTPPTGVVMNVVSAPGFTCRLEHGPSGTKIATEAPKDNGGTGMSFSPTDLVGAALASCALTTMALAASREGIPFGEAKARVEKRMTPPPRRIGELVLEIDMPAGLSAAHRARLEEVAHGCPVTRSLHPDVKLPVTFRYPDEPR; this is translated from the coding sequence ATGAGCCAGCCCACCACTCCCCCTACCGGCGTCGTGATGAACGTCGTGAGCGCGCCCGGCTTCACCTGCCGGCTCGAGCACGGCCCGTCCGGCACGAAGATCGCCACCGAGGCCCCCAAGGACAATGGCGGCACCGGCATGTCCTTCTCTCCCACGGACCTCGTGGGCGCGGCGCTCGCCTCCTGCGCGCTGACCACCATGGCGCTGGCGGCCTCGCGCGAGGGGATTCCCTTCGGTGAGGCGAAGGCCCGCGTGGAGAAGCGGATGACGCCTCCGCCGCGTCGCATCGGCGAGCTGGTGCTGGAGATCGACATGCCCGCGGGCCTGTCGGCCGCCCACCGCGCCCGGCTGGAGGAGGTGGCGCACGGCTGCCCGGTCACCCGCAGCCTCCACCCGGACGTGAAGCTGCCGGTGACCTTCCGCTACCCGGATGAGCCCCGGTAG
- a CDS encoding deoxyhypusine synthase family protein: protein MAKTPSNSKKNLRAHYSGARKADPRPITGKESPTELLEHAFSAYVGRQERTAFELMRRSMEVDASIFLTLSGAMTPAGLHQSCIIPLIEKGVISALTTTGANLYHDAHRIIGHAIREVNPNAGDLQYRLARIIRIYDLGFWEEALLDTDRLFSALLRRPEFQRKMTTPEFHYLLGKNIQAIEKQLGVKQPSLLSTCYKHGVPIFVGAVQDGSIFLNAVKLKRLLGPEFKFEIDINDDVYWMAALQHYCRHHFSNKMAIWILGGGVPKNYTLQGEPLLDQILGVPTDGFDIDVQFCVDPVDNGALSSCPAGEGHTWGKVSMEAVEAGSMYVHTDVTAVFPWLTHALLSDSKMKRKPRRLMDVMQEAVTFLDKDVQKRRKSLLKTIDWSPDEEKPNPDEHTAYVR from the coding sequence ATGGCCAAGACCCCCTCGAACAGCAAGAAGAACCTGCGCGCCCACTATTCGGGCGCTCGCAAGGCGGATCCGCGTCCCATCACCGGCAAGGAGTCGCCCACCGAGCTGCTGGAGCACGCCTTCTCCGCCTACGTGGGACGTCAGGAGCGCACCGCGTTCGAGCTGATGCGCCGCTCCATGGAGGTGGATGCCTCCATCTTCCTCACGCTCTCGGGCGCGATGACTCCGGCGGGTCTTCACCAGAGCTGCATCATCCCCCTCATCGAGAAGGGCGTCATCTCGGCGCTCACCACCACGGGCGCCAACCTCTACCACGACGCCCACCGCATCATCGGCCACGCCATCCGCGAGGTGAACCCCAACGCGGGTGACCTCCAGTACCGCCTGGCCCGCATCATCCGCATCTACGACCTGGGCTTCTGGGAGGAGGCGCTGCTCGACACCGACCGGCTCTTCTCCGCGCTCCTGCGCCGCCCCGAGTTCCAGCGGAAGATGACCACGCCCGAGTTCCACTACCTGCTGGGCAAGAACATCCAGGCCATCGAGAAGCAGCTCGGCGTGAAGCAGCCCTCGCTGCTGTCCACCTGCTACAAGCACGGCGTGCCCATCTTCGTGGGCGCGGTGCAGGACGGCTCCATCTTCCTCAACGCCGTCAAGCTCAAGCGGCTGCTCGGGCCCGAGTTCAAGTTCGAGATCGACATCAACGACGACGTCTATTGGATGGCGGCGCTCCAGCACTACTGCCGCCACCACTTCTCCAACAAGATGGCCATCTGGATCCTCGGCGGTGGCGTGCCCAAGAACTACACGCTGCAGGGCGAGCCGCTGCTGGACCAGATTCTGGGCGTGCCCACCGATGGCTTCGACATCGACGTGCAGTTCTGCGTGGACCCGGTGGACAACGGCGCGCTCTCCAGCTGTCCGGCCGGTGAGGGCCACACCTGGGGCAAGGTGTCCATGGAGGCGGTGGAGGCCGGCTCCATGTACGTGCACACCGACGTCACCGCCGTCTTCCCGTGGCTCACCCACGCGCTGCTGAGCGACTCGAAGATGAAGCGCAAGCCGCGCCGGCTGATGGACGTCATGCAGGAGGCGGTGACCTTCCTCGACAAGGACGTGCAGAAGCGCCGCAAGTCGCTCCTGAAGACGATCGACTGGAGCCCCGACGAGGAGAAGCCCAACCCGGACGAGCACACCGCCTACGTCCGCTGA
- a CDS encoding RrF2 family transcriptional regulator, which produces MQQHPFQISRKIEYGMRAMIFLASQPMERMVPFREIARRMDVPEDFLAKILKTLVERNMVRSTRGAHGGYALARPAREISFLDVIEAVEGPVVVNVCQDGSNHDSCKATGSCTMYGVWKLGQQRMLEVYRHTTLDRLAMSDLRVPEPAPEAPARPPAESR; this is translated from the coding sequence ATGCAGCAGCACCCATTCCAGATTTCCCGGAAGATCGAATACGGCATGCGGGCCATGATCTTCCTGGCTTCGCAGCCGATGGAGCGCATGGTTCCCTTCCGGGAGATAGCCCGCCGGATGGATGTACCAGAGGACTTCCTGGCGAAGATCCTCAAGACGCTCGTGGAGCGCAACATGGTTCGCTCCACGCGGGGGGCGCACGGAGGGTACGCGCTCGCCCGGCCCGCGCGCGAGATTTCCTTCCTGGACGTCATCGAGGCCGTCGAGGGCCCGGTGGTGGTCAACGTCTGCCAGGACGGCAGCAACCATGACTCGTGCAAGGCCACCGGCAGCTGCACCATGTACGGGGTGTGGAAGCTGGGCCAGCAGCGGATGCTCGAGGTCTACCGCCACACCACGCTGGACCGGCTGGCGATGAGCGACCTGCGTGTGCCCGAGCCGGCGCCCGAGGCCCCCGCGCGTCCGCCCGCCGAATCGCGCTGA
- a CDS encoding PHP domain-containing protein, producing the protein MIDLHSHTTASDGQHSPAELLALAASAGVTALAVTDHDTVAGLAEAEEAARAHGVELVPGIELSAFVLKREVHILGHFLRRDFPELASYAARLRVEREQRMERMVEQMRRLGFPVRMEDVRAVSGNAQLGRPHLARVLVDRGWCLDMKEAFDRFLGAGRAAWVERFKLDGEDAIKLIHRAGGTATVAHPGSSKLERHEIRMLAKAGLDGLEALHSDHNPSVQEKYLKFAREFDLVPTGGSDFHGEQVTPGKRPGDSTTPPENFAKLRARATSQGSRPG; encoded by the coding sequence GTGATCGATCTGCATTCCCACACCACCGCGAGTGATGGCCAACACTCGCCCGCCGAGCTGCTGGCCCTGGCGGCGAGCGCGGGGGTGACGGCCCTGGCGGTGACGGACCACGACACGGTGGCGGGGCTGGCGGAGGCGGAGGAGGCGGCGAGGGCGCACGGGGTGGAGCTGGTGCCGGGCATCGAGCTGTCGGCGTTCGTGCTGAAGCGAGAGGTGCACATCCTGGGGCACTTCCTGCGGCGGGACTTCCCGGAGCTGGCCAGCTACGCGGCGCGGCTGCGGGTGGAGCGCGAGCAGCGGATGGAGCGAATGGTGGAGCAGATGCGGCGGCTGGGCTTCCCGGTGCGGATGGAGGACGTCCGGGCGGTGTCGGGGAATGCGCAGTTGGGCAGGCCGCACCTGGCGCGGGTGCTGGTGGACCGGGGCTGGTGTCTGGACATGAAGGAGGCCTTCGACCGGTTCCTGGGCGCGGGCAGGGCGGCCTGGGTGGAGCGGTTCAAGCTGGACGGCGAGGACGCCATCAAGCTCATCCACCGCGCGGGGGGCACGGCGACGGTGGCGCACCCGGGCAGCTCGAAGCTGGAGCGCCACGAGATTCGCATGCTGGCCAAGGCGGGGCTGGATGGATTGGAGGCGCTGCACTCGGACCACAACCCGAGCGTGCAGGAGAAGTACCTGAAGTTCGCCAGGGAGTTCGACCTGGTGCCCACCGGGGGCAGCGACTTCCATGGAGAGCAGGTGACGCCGGGGAAACGCCCGGGTGACTCCACCACCCCGCCGGAGAACTTCGCGAAGCTGCGCGCCCGCGCCACGAGCCAGGGTTCACGGCCGGGTTAG